The Magnetococcales bacterium genome includes a window with the following:
- a CDS encoding paraquat-inducible protein A, translating to MKDAHTPHQLIACSGCGLTQSQPLPLPKRGVGRCRRCAMVLFRRHPNSLDRALAFTLTGFIFFLIAIHHPLMAFEIHGRMREATLLSAVAGIAERGMPGLGTLVAATSILVPLITLSSMLYILLPLRSGPPMPGAKPLMKSISHLRHWGMMEVYLLGAMVAFVKLADLAAITPGIALFAIGGMIVATTAAAASLDNREIWERLDAGSAIPPSPKPNPTRITCCPICHLTLPAPKPGGVIACHRCRTISHPRKPNSLRRTWAWLIAAVILYIPANLLPVMTVVGFGHYGEPDTILSGVQKLLEEGMWPLALLVFFASIVVPLLKIASLVYLLISVQIKSHTKPKDRTILYRILEGVGRWSMVDIYVIAVMVALVNFGPIATITPGVGASFFAAVVVMTLFAAETFDSRLIWDVLEKPHG from the coding sequence GTGAAGGACGCCCACACACCGCATCAACTGATCGCCTGCTCCGGATGCGGGCTCACCCAGAGCCAGCCCCTCCCCCTTCCCAAGCGGGGGGTGGGACGCTGTCGACGCTGCGCCATGGTGCTCTTCCGACGCCATCCCAACAGCCTCGACCGAGCGCTGGCCTTCACCCTCACCGGATTTATCTTTTTTCTGATCGCCATTCACCATCCTTTGATGGCCTTTGAAATTCATGGCCGCATGCGGGAAGCCACCCTGCTGAGTGCGGTGGCGGGGATCGCTGAGAGAGGCATGCCAGGTCTGGGCACCCTGGTCGCCGCCACCTCCATTCTGGTGCCCCTCATCACCCTCTCCAGCATGCTCTATATCCTCCTCCCCTTGAGATCAGGCCCCCCCATGCCCGGAGCCAAACCCCTCATGAAATCCATCTCCCACCTGCGCCACTGGGGGATGATGGAGGTCTATCTATTGGGGGCCATGGTGGCCTTCGTCAAACTGGCCGACCTGGCCGCCATCACCCCCGGCATCGCCCTCTTTGCCATCGGCGGCATGATCGTCGCCACCACCGCAGCCGCCGCCAGTCTCGATAATCGGGAGATCTGGGAGCGGCTTGATGCAGGCTCAGCAATCCCCCCATCACCAAAACCAAACCCCACCCGTATCACCTGCTGCCCCATCTGCCACCTCACCCTCCCCGCCCCCAAACCCGGTGGGGTGATCGCCTGCCATCGCTGCCGCACCATCAGCCACCCCCGCAAACCCAACAGCCTGCGCCGCACCTGGGCCTGGCTCATCGCCGCCGTGATTCTCTATATCCCCGCCAATCTGCTCCCGGTAATGACGGTGGTGGGCTTTGGCCACTACGGGGAGCCCGATACGATTCTCTCCGGGGTGCAAAAACTCCTGGAAGAGGGGATGTGGCCCCTGGCGCTACTGGTTTTTTTCGCCAGCATCGTCGTCCCCCTGCTCAAAATCGCCTCTCTGGTCTATCTCCTGATCTCCGTCCAGATAAAATCTCACACCAAACCCAAAGACCGGACAATTCTCTATCGGATTTTGGAAGGGGTGGGACGCTGGTCCATGGTGGATATCTATGTGATTGCGGTGATGGTGGCCCTGGTCAACTTTGGCCCCATCGCCACCATCACCCCCGGTGTGGGGGCCTCTTTTTTTGCCGCCGTGGTGGTGATGACCCTGTTTGCCGCCGAAACATTTGATTCCCGTCTGATTTGGGATGTGCTGGAGAAACCCCATGGCTGA